The following proteins come from a genomic window of Lycium ferocissimum isolate CSIRO_LF1 chromosome 4, AGI_CSIRO_Lferr_CH_V1, whole genome shotgun sequence:
- the LOC132052278 gene encoding uncharacterized protein LOC132052278 isoform X2, producing the protein MEKKSGTLVKKPSEKRTIYPIGSEQYTLYEEIGQGVSALVHRALCIPLNDIVAIKILDFERDKCDLSCVSREAQIMVLVDHPNVLKSHCSFVSDYNLWVVMPYMAGGSCLHILKAAYPDGFKEVVIATVLRETLKGLEYLHDHGYIHRDVKAGNILIDSHGGIKLGDFGVSAYLFDSGDRQRLRNTFVGTPCWMAPEVMEQLHGYDCKADIWSFGITALELAHGHAPFSRYPPMKVLLMTLQNDPPRLDSERDRKFSKSFRQMVASCLVKDPSKRPSAKKLLKHPFFKQARSNDYIARTLLEGLPALGDRMKELKRKEEDMLAQKKIPDGQKEEMSQNEYKRGISGWSFNLEDLKAQASLIPDEEIIGENDQGGSTDALPGLENQGNRLQYQLSSLTLPKLQHQFSFGSQSSDATGFDDNNASAPPSPADRTMACSRAKFEKSDDDLSIASSFHEAQISQNSSPCYEEMNLLGKGEQGTHAETFEGMPINSCQSCNVAFPQTANDLPAEASIKHSRTSAGSSEDFEEKTKYQVVQQRGRFKVTSENVDVEKVTPENLAATQPLPPDPTPANLSSQSIFPMLQNALQATIIGRESILSAMRQVTRGDSTVNLAMDAGCIPSNSAGVEKSLLEAALEREKDLHRENADLRWRLERAQEELQKYKAENRSSK; encoded by the exons ATGGAGAAGAAAAGTGGTACGTTAGTAAAGAAGCCAAGTGAAAAGAGAACAATATATCCGATTGGATCGGAACAGTATACACTTTATGAGGAGATAGGGCAAGGTGTTAGTGCATTGGTTCATCGTGCTCTTTGTATTCCTCTCAATGACATCGTTGCTATCAAAATCCTTGATTTCGAACGTGATAAATGTGATCTG AGCTGTGTGTCACGGGAAGCACAAATAATGGTCCTAGTTGACCATCCCAATGTTCTAAAATCACATTGCTCCTTTGTCTCTGATTACAATCTATGGGTTGTCATGCCTTACATGGCTGGAGGTTCCTGTCTCCACATACTGAAGGCTGCTTATCCAGATGGTTTTAAAGAGGTGGTTATTGCGACAGTTTTACGTGAAACACTAAAGGGTCTGGAATACCTTCATGATCATGGCTATATTCATCGGGATGTCAAA GCTGGAAATATTCTCATTGATTCACATGGTGGAATAAAGTTGGGAGATTTTGGCGTATCGGCCTACTTGTTTGATTCAGGTGACAGGCAGCGTCTGCGGAATACATTTGTTGGAACTCCTTGTTG GATGGCACCGGAGGTCATGGAGCAATTGCATGGTTACGATTGCAA AGCTGATATTTGGTCTTTTGGCATAACTGCTTTAGAGCTTGCTCATGGACATGCTCCTTTCTCAAGATACCCTCCAATGAAG GTGTTGCTAATGACATTGCAAAATGACCCCCCACGCCTTGATTCTGAGAGGGACAGGAAGTTCTCGAAG TCCTTTAGGCAAATGGTTGCTAGTTGCTTGGTAAAAGATCCTTCAAAAAGGCCCTCAGCCAAAAAGTTGTTGAAGCATCCTTTCTTTAAACAAGCTAGGTCCAATGATTATATAGCAAGAACATTGTTGGAAGGCTTGCCAGCTCTTGGTGATCgcatgaaagaattgaag agaaaagaagaagacatgCTAGCACAAAAGAAGATACCAGATGGGCAGAAAGAAGAAATGTCACAG AATGAATATAAACGTGGGATTAGTGGCTGGAGCTTCAAtcttgaagatttgaaggcacAGGCTTCCTTG aTTCCAGATGAGGAAATTATTGGTGAGAATGACCAAGGTGGTAGTACAGATGCTCTGCCGGGGCTTGAGAACCAAGGAAACCGGCTTCAATATCAGTTATCTTCTCTAACACTTCCAAAGCTTCAGCATCAATTCTCCTTTGGAAGTCAAAGTTCAGATGCTACAGGATTT GATGATAACAATGCATCTGCTCCTCCTTCGCCTGCCGACCGCACCATGGCTTGTAGCAG AGCTAAATTTGAGAAGTCTGATGATGATTTAAGCATTGCTAGTTCGTTCCATGAAGctcaaatttcacaaaattcTTCTCCATGCTATGAGGAGATGAATTTACTAGGAAAAGGTGAACAAGGGACTCATGCAGAAACATTTGAGGGCATGCCCATAAATTCTTGTCAAAG TTGCAATGTGGCTTTTCCTCAAACAGCGAATGATTTGCCAGCTGAAGCATCCATTAAACATTCAAGAACTTCAG CCGGTAGCAGTGAAGATTTTGAGGAGAAAACTAAGTATCAAGTTGTTCAGCAGAGGGGACGATTTAAAGTTACCTCTGAGAATGTTGACGTGGAAAAG GTGACTCCCGAAAATCTGGCTGCCACTCAACCATTACCACCTGATCCTACACCGGCAAATCTTTCTTCCCAGTCCATATTTCCAATGTTGCAAAACGCTTTACAGGCAACTATTATTGGAAGA GAGAGTATTCTTAGTGCAATGAGACAAGTGACCCGTGGTGACTCCACAG TTAACCTTGCAATGGATGCGGGATGCATTCCATCAAATTCAGCTGGAGTAGAGAAATCACTG TTGGAGGCAGCTCTTGAGAGGGAGAAGGATTTACATCGTGAAAATGCTGATTTACGGTGGAG GCTCGAGCGCGCACAGGAAGAGCTTCAAAAATATAAAGCAGAAAATAGAAGCTCGAAGTGA
- the LOC132052278 gene encoding uncharacterized protein LOC132052278 isoform X1, with the protein MEKKSGTLVKKPSEKRTIYPIGSEQYTLYEEIGQGVSALVHRALCIPLNDIVAIKILDFERDKCDLSCVSREAQIMVLVDHPNVLKSHCSFVSDYNLWVVMPYMAGGSCLHILKAAYPDGFKEVVIATVLRETLKGLEYLHDHGYIHRDVKAGNILIDSHGGIKLGDFGVSAYLFDSGDRQRLRNTFVGTPCWMAPEVMEQLHGYDCKADIWSFGITALELAHGHAPFSRYPPMKVLLMTLQNDPPRLDSERDRKFSKSFRQMVASCLVKDPSKRPSAKKLLKHPFFKQARSNDYIARTLLEGLPALGDRMKELKRKEEDMLAQKKIPDGQKEEMSQNEYKRGISGWSFNLEDLKAQASLIPDEEIIGENDQGGSTDALPGLENQGNRLQYQLSSLTLPKLQHQFSFGSQSSDATGFDDNNASAPPSPADRTMACSRAKFEKSDDDLSIASSFHEAQISQNSSPCYEEMNLLGKGEQGTHAETFEGMPINSCQSSSQNVSSCNVAFPQTANDLPAEASIKHSRTSAGSSEDFEEKTKYQVVQQRGRFKVTSENVDVEKVTPENLAATQPLPPDPTPANLSSQSIFPMLQNALQATIIGRESILSAMRQVTRGDSTVNLAMDAGCIPSNSAGVEKSLLEAALEREKDLHRENADLRWRLERAQEELQKYKAENRSSK; encoded by the exons ATGGAGAAGAAAAGTGGTACGTTAGTAAAGAAGCCAAGTGAAAAGAGAACAATATATCCGATTGGATCGGAACAGTATACACTTTATGAGGAGATAGGGCAAGGTGTTAGTGCATTGGTTCATCGTGCTCTTTGTATTCCTCTCAATGACATCGTTGCTATCAAAATCCTTGATTTCGAACGTGATAAATGTGATCTG AGCTGTGTGTCACGGGAAGCACAAATAATGGTCCTAGTTGACCATCCCAATGTTCTAAAATCACATTGCTCCTTTGTCTCTGATTACAATCTATGGGTTGTCATGCCTTACATGGCTGGAGGTTCCTGTCTCCACATACTGAAGGCTGCTTATCCAGATGGTTTTAAAGAGGTGGTTATTGCGACAGTTTTACGTGAAACACTAAAGGGTCTGGAATACCTTCATGATCATGGCTATATTCATCGGGATGTCAAA GCTGGAAATATTCTCATTGATTCACATGGTGGAATAAAGTTGGGAGATTTTGGCGTATCGGCCTACTTGTTTGATTCAGGTGACAGGCAGCGTCTGCGGAATACATTTGTTGGAACTCCTTGTTG GATGGCACCGGAGGTCATGGAGCAATTGCATGGTTACGATTGCAA AGCTGATATTTGGTCTTTTGGCATAACTGCTTTAGAGCTTGCTCATGGACATGCTCCTTTCTCAAGATACCCTCCAATGAAG GTGTTGCTAATGACATTGCAAAATGACCCCCCACGCCTTGATTCTGAGAGGGACAGGAAGTTCTCGAAG TCCTTTAGGCAAATGGTTGCTAGTTGCTTGGTAAAAGATCCTTCAAAAAGGCCCTCAGCCAAAAAGTTGTTGAAGCATCCTTTCTTTAAACAAGCTAGGTCCAATGATTATATAGCAAGAACATTGTTGGAAGGCTTGCCAGCTCTTGGTGATCgcatgaaagaattgaag agaaaagaagaagacatgCTAGCACAAAAGAAGATACCAGATGGGCAGAAAGAAGAAATGTCACAG AATGAATATAAACGTGGGATTAGTGGCTGGAGCTTCAAtcttgaagatttgaaggcacAGGCTTCCTTG aTTCCAGATGAGGAAATTATTGGTGAGAATGACCAAGGTGGTAGTACAGATGCTCTGCCGGGGCTTGAGAACCAAGGAAACCGGCTTCAATATCAGTTATCTTCTCTAACACTTCCAAAGCTTCAGCATCAATTCTCCTTTGGAAGTCAAAGTTCAGATGCTACAGGATTT GATGATAACAATGCATCTGCTCCTCCTTCGCCTGCCGACCGCACCATGGCTTGTAGCAG AGCTAAATTTGAGAAGTCTGATGATGATTTAAGCATTGCTAGTTCGTTCCATGAAGctcaaatttcacaaaattcTTCTCCATGCTATGAGGAGATGAATTTACTAGGAAAAGGTGAACAAGGGACTCATGCAGAAACATTTGAGGGCATGCCCATAAATTCTTGTCAAAG TTCATCCCAAAACGTATCCAGTTGCAATGTGGCTTTTCCTCAAACAGCGAATGATTTGCCAGCTGAAGCATCCATTAAACATTCAAGAACTTCAG CCGGTAGCAGTGAAGATTTTGAGGAGAAAACTAAGTATCAAGTTGTTCAGCAGAGGGGACGATTTAAAGTTACCTCTGAGAATGTTGACGTGGAAAAG GTGACTCCCGAAAATCTGGCTGCCACTCAACCATTACCACCTGATCCTACACCGGCAAATCTTTCTTCCCAGTCCATATTTCCAATGTTGCAAAACGCTTTACAGGCAACTATTATTGGAAGA GAGAGTATTCTTAGTGCAATGAGACAAGTGACCCGTGGTGACTCCACAG TTAACCTTGCAATGGATGCGGGATGCATTCCATCAAATTCAGCTGGAGTAGAGAAATCACTG TTGGAGGCAGCTCTTGAGAGGGAGAAGGATTTACATCGTGAAAATGCTGATTTACGGTGGAG GCTCGAGCGCGCACAGGAAGAGCTTCAAAAATATAAAGCAGAAAATAGAAGCTCGAAGTGA
- the LOC132052279 gene encoding ABC transporter I family member 17-like isoform X2 produces MTENGLKGEAETKIQVRGLNKVSDKGDFILNSVSVDIPKGIIMGIIGPSGSGKSTFLRALNRLWEPPKNTVFLDGDDICDLDVLCLRRKVGMLFQLPVLFEGTVADNIQYGPKLKGNKLSDNEVNKLLTLADLDASFFNKSGGELSVGQAQRVALARTLANEPEVLLLDEPTSALDPISIENIEDVLVKLKEDQKMTIVIVSHSIKQIQRIADVVCLLVDGKIVEIIKPDQLSEAKHPMALKFLQLSS; encoded by the exons ATGACTGAAAATGGATTAAAGGGTGAAGCAGAAACAAAGATTCAGGTTAGGGGTCTGAACAAGGTATCAGATAAGGGAGATTTTATACTGAACAGTGTCAGTGTTGACATACCAAAAGGAATAATCATGGGGATCATAGGCCCCAGTGGTAGCGGAAAATCAACGTTTTTACGAGCACTAAACAGATTGTGGGAACCCCCTAAGAACACTGTTTTTTTGGATGGTGATGATATTTGTGATCTGGATGTACTCTGTCTTCGTCGTAAGGTTGGCATGCTATTCCAGCTTCCAGTTTTGTTTGAAG GTACAGTGGCAGATAATATACAATACGGGCCAAAATTAAAGGGAAATAAACTAAGTGACAACGAGGTTAACAAGTTGCTGACTCTAGCTGACCTGGACGCATCTTTCTTCAACAAGTCAGGCGGGGAACTATCTGTTGGTCAGGCACAAAGAGTTGCACTTGCTAGGACCTTAGCTAATGAACCAGAG GTTCTGCTACTGGATGAGCCAACTAGTGCATTAGATCCAATATCAATAGAAAATATTGAGGACGTTCTTGTAAAGCTGAAGGAGGATCAGAAGATGACAATTGTGATAGTTTCTCATAGCATCAAGCAAATACAGAGAATAGCTGATGTAGTGTGCCTGCTTGTTGATGGGAAGATTGTAGAAATTATAAAGCCTGATCAACTCTCTGAAGCTAAGCATCCAATGGCACTAAAATTTCTTCAACTCAGCTCCTAG
- the LOC132052279 gene encoding ABC transporter I family member 17-like isoform X1, giving the protein MEMSQVWSKSNPDGCSPQLDSLHSLEISQGERGHLLAVEMTENGLKGEAETKIQVRGLNKVSDKGDFILNSVSVDIPKGIIMGIIGPSGSGKSTFLRALNRLWEPPKNTVFLDGDDICDLDVLCLRRKVGMLFQLPVLFEGTVADNIQYGPKLKGNKLSDNEVNKLLTLADLDASFFNKSGGELSVGQAQRVALARTLANEPEVLLLDEPTSALDPISIENIEDVLVKLKEDQKMTIVIVSHSIKQIQRIADVVCLLVDGKIVEIIKPDQLSEAKHPMALKFLQLSS; this is encoded by the exons ATGGAGATGTCACAAGTTTGGAGCAAAAGTAATCCTGATGGTTGTAGTCCTCAGCTCGATAGCTTACACTCCTTGGAGATTTCACAAG GAGAAAGAGGACATCTTCTAGCAGTGGAAATGACTGAAAATGGATTAAAGGGTGAAGCAGAAACAAAGATTCAGGTTAGGGGTCTGAACAAGGTATCAGATAAGGGAGATTTTATACTGAACAGTGTCAGTGTTGACATACCAAAAGGAATAATCATGGGGATCATAGGCCCCAGTGGTAGCGGAAAATCAACGTTTTTACGAGCACTAAACAGATTGTGGGAACCCCCTAAGAACACTGTTTTTTTGGATGGTGATGATATTTGTGATCTGGATGTACTCTGTCTTCGTCGTAAGGTTGGCATGCTATTCCAGCTTCCAGTTTTGTTTGAAG GTACAGTGGCAGATAATATACAATACGGGCCAAAATTAAAGGGAAATAAACTAAGTGACAACGAGGTTAACAAGTTGCTGACTCTAGCTGACCTGGACGCATCTTTCTTCAACAAGTCAGGCGGGGAACTATCTGTTGGTCAGGCACAAAGAGTTGCACTTGCTAGGACCTTAGCTAATGAACCAGAG GTTCTGCTACTGGATGAGCCAACTAGTGCATTAGATCCAATATCAATAGAAAATATTGAGGACGTTCTTGTAAAGCTGAAGGAGGATCAGAAGATGACAATTGTGATAGTTTCTCATAGCATCAAGCAAATACAGAGAATAGCTGATGTAGTGTGCCTGCTTGTTGATGGGAAGATTGTAGAAATTATAAAGCCTGATCAACTCTCTGAAGCTAAGCATCCAATGGCACTAAAATTTCTTCAACTCAGCTCCTAG